The following proteins come from a genomic window of Lolium rigidum isolate FL_2022 chromosome 5, APGP_CSIRO_Lrig_0.1, whole genome shotgun sequence:
- the LOC124654692 gene encoding glutaredoxin-C15-like, with amino-acid sequence MEKVTRLSAEKAVVIFTANIDCPMSHTVTTLFSGLGVGAVVHELDKDPRGRDMERDLARRLGRNPPVPAVFIGGKLIGSTDRIISLHLSGKLVPMLKAAGAMWL; translated from the coding sequence ATGGAGAAGGTGACAAGGCTGTCGGCGGAGAAGGCGGTGGTGATCTTCACGGCGAACATCGATTGCCCGATGAGCCATACGGTGACGACCCTCTTCTCTGGCCTCGGCGTAGGCGCGGTGGTGCACGAGCTGGACAAGGACCCACGCGGCCGCGACATGGAGCGGGATCTCGCCCGCCGCCTCGGCCGCAATCCGCCCGTCCCTGCCGTCTTCATCGGAGGCAAGCTCATCGGCTCCACCGACAGGATCATATCGTTGCATCTCAGCGGCAAGCTGGTGCCCATGCTCAAAGCCGCCGGAGCCATGTGGCTGTGA